The DNA region ACTGGCACACTGTCGCCGAGTAGCTCTGTCCCCTCGGGCACAACCGGCGGAAACATCCGATTCGTACCTACAAGGATACCCAGCATCATGAGTACGGCGAGCAGAAAGCGTGCTTCGGTCTTCATCCGGGAATCATTCTATCGACAGGAGAGACACTCAATCTACGCACACTGGGGTCTCGTCCTTTTCTGAGGGAAGGGGAATCGGATCATACCCACGACCACCCCAAGGATGGCAACGAGCGATACGCTTGAGTGCAAACCATGAGCCGCGCCCAGCGCCGTACCGTTCGATCGCTTCCACCGCATATGCCGAACAAGTCGGGGTGAAACGACAGGATGCAAGCGTCCACGGTGAAATCACCTGCTGATACAAACGAATGGTCGAAGTCAGGAAGGGGGAAAGCACAGCGCCTCCACCGAGTCGAGAACCTCTCGTTCGAGCCGTGAAAAGTCCGCCCCGTACGCAGGTCTCCGAGCCCGAATCAATACATCCACCCTGGCCCCCATCCGATCGAGTCTCGGGAGCGTAAGTCGCCGCCCGATCTCTCGCAGCCTCCGCTTCACTACGTTGCGCTCGAC from Longimicrobiales bacterium includes:
- the yidD gene encoding membrane protein insertion efficiency factor YidD; its protein translation is MLSPFLTSTIRLYQQVISPWTLASCRFTPTCSAYAVEAIERYGAGRGSWFALKRIARCHPWGGRGYDPIPLPSEKDETPVCVD